One genomic window of Tenacibaculum tangerinum includes the following:
- a CDS encoding TusE/DsrC/DsvC family sulfur relay protein, which produces MKKIIANTEIDVNEEGYLLDFSQWTKEIGEAIAKTEDIEMTEDHWKVIDYIQEKVKNEEALSIRGIKKSGVINIKEFYNLFPGGPLKKSTLIAGVPKPKSCI; this is translated from the coding sequence ATGAAAAAAATAATCGCAAATACAGAAATAGACGTTAACGAAGAAGGATATCTTTTAGATTTTTCTCAGTGGACTAAGGAAATTGGAGAGGCAATAGCAAAAACTGAAGATATAGAAATGACAGAAGATCATTGGAAAGTTATAGACTATATTCAGGAAAAAGTTAAAAATGAAGAAGCTTTATCAATTAGAGGAATTAAAAAAAGCGGAGTTATTAATATTAAAGAATTTTACAACTTGTTTCCAGGAGGTCCATTAAAAAAGTCAACCCTAATAGCTGGGGTTCCTAAACCTAAAAGTTGTATTTAA
- a CDS encoding DsrE/DsrF/DrsH-like family protein has protein sequence MSTKVKKMLFILSKATIENVYAAFIMANGARMEGIESEIFFTFFGLEAIQKKKLEHLHVATVGNPAMHIPTLIGGLPGMEALATKMMKKEMEKLDMPPVGEFLEILSDSGCKLWACKLAIDMFHLEKKDLIDDIDGILTIGDFYNRANEADCQMLFI, from the coding sequence ATGAGTACTAAAGTAAAAAAAATGCTTTTCATTCTGTCAAAAGCAACTATAGAGAACGTTTATGCCGCATTTATCATGGCAAATGGTGCAAGAATGGAGGGCATAGAATCAGAGATATTCTTTACGTTCTTTGGGTTAGAAGCAATTCAAAAGAAGAAACTAGAACATTTACATGTAGCTACAGTTGGTAATCCAGCAATGCATATTCCTACTTTAATAGGAGGTTTGCCAGGTATGGAAGCACTAGCTACAAAAATGATGAAAAAAGAAATGGAAAAGTTAGATATGCCTCCTGTAGGCGAGTTTTTAGAAATTCTTTCAGACTCTGGCTGCAAATTGTGGGCATGCAAGTTAGCAATAGATATGTTTCACCTCGAAAAGAAAGATTTAATTGATGATATTGACGGTATTTTAACTATTGGTGATTTTTATAATAGAGCGAATGAAGCTGATTGCCAAATGTTGTTCATTTAA
- a CDS encoding ABC transporter substrate-binding protein, producing the protein MKRYLSILLVLFLFLQCKQAPKKTTENKTVSSTIKYAKGFDIIAENGLKKLIIKRAYQGTNEHFSYILSHTTNLSKQEIKVPVEKIVVTSTTHIPMLELLNAENTIVGFPHTQYISSQRTRNRIKEGQIVELGMEQDINMETLLDIRPELVVGFALHPNTKLYQNIKKTGIPVIFNGDWLEETPLGRAEWIKFFGALYGKEKEADSIFTNIENEYLRAKKIAKSSDTQPTIISGSMFKDVWNVPAGESFTATLFNDANLNYLWKDTKGTGSLPLSFESVLEKGQHADFWLNCGVYTSKEQLTAANIHYQEFDAFTHNKIFSIGHDKGETGGLVYYELSPVRPDLVLKDLIKITQPGLLPEYELTFYKEVK; encoded by the coding sequence ATGAAACGCTATTTATCTATTCTTTTGGTATTGTTTCTATTCTTGCAATGCAAACAAGCACCTAAAAAAACGACTGAAAATAAAACTGTATCAAGCACTATAAAGTACGCTAAAGGTTTTGATATTATTGCTGAAAATGGTTTAAAAAAATTGATTATTAAGAGGGCATATCAAGGTACGAACGAGCATTTTTCGTATATCCTTTCTCATACAACCAACCTTTCTAAGCAAGAAATTAAAGTTCCTGTAGAAAAAATAGTGGTAACCAGTACCACGCATATTCCGATGTTAGAACTTTTGAATGCTGAAAATACCATTGTTGGTTTTCCGCATACCCAATACATTTCTTCACAAAGAACAAGAAATAGAATCAAAGAAGGTCAAATTGTTGAATTAGGTATGGAGCAAGACATTAATATGGAAACTTTACTAGATATTCGACCTGAGTTGGTTGTTGGTTTTGCCTTACACCCGAACACAAAACTATACCAAAACATTAAAAAAACAGGAATTCCTGTCATTTTTAATGGCGATTGGCTGGAGGAAACTCCGTTAGGAAGAGCAGAATGGATTAAGTTTTTTGGGGCTTTATACGGAAAAGAGAAAGAAGCGGATAGTATTTTTACTAACATAGAAAACGAATATCTAAGAGCAAAAAAAATCGCTAAAAGTAGTGATACTCAGCCTACCATTATATCGGGAAGTATGTTTAAAGATGTGTGGAATGTGCCTGCTGGCGAGAGTTTTACTGCGACCCTTTTCAACGATGCGAACCTCAACTATTTATGGAAAGACACCAAAGGAACAGGTAGTTTACCCCTAAGTTTTGAGAGTGTGTTGGAAAAAGGACAACATGCTGATTTTTGGTTGAACTGTGGTGTGTACACCAGCAAAGAACAGTTGACTGCGGCGAATATCCACTACCAAGAATTTGACGCATTTACCCATAACAAGATATTTTCTATTGGGCACGATAAAGGCGAAACAGGAGGTTTGGTGTATTATGAACTGTCGCCCGTACGACCCGATTTGGTACTTAAAGATTTGATAAAAATCACACAGCCAGGTTTGTTACCTGAGTATGAATTGACTTTTTATAAAGAAGTGAAGTAG